The following are encoded together in the Equus quagga isolate Etosha38 chromosome 1, UCLA_HA_Equagga_1.0, whole genome shotgun sequence genome:
- the LOC124249079 gene encoding olfactory receptor 6C3, which yields MNHTVITEFILLGLSDDPDLQIVIFLFLFITYVLSVTGNLAIITLTLVDSHLQTPMYFFLRNFSFLEISFTTVCIPRFLGAIITRDKTISYNNCAAQLFFFIFMGVTEFYILTAMSYDRYVAICKPLHYTTIMNRKLCSLLVLCAWLGGFLTIFPPLMLLLQCDYCASNVIDHFACDYFPLLQLSCSDTWLLEVIGFYFALVTLLITLALVVLSYMYIIRTILRIPSASQRKKAFSTCSSHMIVISISYGSCIFMYANPTAKEKASLTKGVAVLNTSVAPMLNPFIYTLRNQQVKQAFKDVVHKVAFSATK from the coding sequence atgaACCACACAGTGATCACAGAGTTCATCCTCCTAGGCCTTTCTGATGATCCTGACCTTCAGAttgtgattttcctctttttatttatcaCGTACGTATTAAGCGTCACTGGAAACCTGGCGATCATCACCCTCACCTTGGTGGACTCCCATCTGCAGACACCGATGTATTTCTTCCTCCGGAACTTCTCTTTCTTAGAAATCTCATTTACAACCGTATGTATCCCTAGATTTCTGGGGGCAATTATCACCAGGGATAAGACTATTTCCTATAACAACTGTGCAGCccaactatttttctttattttcatgggAGTGACTGAATTTTACATCCTAACCGCCATGTCCTATGACCGCTACGTTGCCATCTGCAAGCCCCTTCACTACACAACCATCATGAACAGGAAACTCTGCAGCCTGCTTGTGCTCTGTGCGTGGCTGGGCGGGTTTCTGACCATTTTCCCACCTCTTATGCTTCTTCTCCAGTGCGATTACTGTGCTTCCAATGTCATTGATCACTTTGCATGTGactattttccccttttacaACTGTCTTGCTCAGATACATGGCTCCTAGAAGTAATTGGTTTTTACTTTGCTTTGGTTACTTTGCTAATCACTTTGGCTTTAGTCGTTTTATCTTACATGTACATTATCAGAACTATTTTGAGAATCCCATCTGCCAGTCAGAGAAAAAAGGCTTTCTCCACTTGTTCCTCTCACATGATTGTCATTTCCATTTCTTATGGAAGCTGTATATTCATGTACGCTAATCCCACTGCAAAAGAAAAGGCTTCATTGACAAAAGGAGTAGCTGTTCTCAATACCTCTGTGGCCCCCATGCTCAATCCCTTCATTTACACCCTGAGAAACCAGCAAGTAAAACAAGCTTTCAAGGATGTGGTCCATAAAGTAGCGTTTTCTGCAACTAAATGA